The sequence GGATAACCGCGGTTAAAAGCTCACAGATACCGCGGCTTTCGGATTATCCAGTTTATTGCTTTTTCTCACGCCATCCCGGATCACATGGATCATGTTGATCTGGTTGGGATGCTCGCTATAAAGGATATCGTCTTTGACTTTCACCTGTTTGAAAGGAGTGATGTTCTGTGCCACCAAAAAGCACCAGGCCGCTTCTTCTTCAATTTTATAGCCGAGATAGGTAAGCTTTACGGCTTTTCCATCCACATTGATATATAAATGTTTATTGATATAGCCGGCGATGAGGCTATCCATTTGTGCCTTATTGGTTGGGTGGATGATGTCCAGCGGGAGTTTTGATTCCTTTTTCAGTACATTTTCCAGATCGTCGGCAAAGATCCGGCAGCTGACCTGGACCTCGTTTTTAGTCTTTACATGCTCGATCTCAGTGACACTCACATAGAATGGGTGAAATGCGAAAAAAGACCCCAATAACCATTTATATAATATTAAACCCACTTGCCTAAAAAATTTTAAATATTAGCAGTATCCTTGTATAATTACCAAAAATAGGAAATTGTGAGCACCGAATTCGGGATGTATTTTCAAATGGGGTGGCAGCATATCATTGCCTGGGATGGCTACGATCACATCCTGTTTATCATGGCGTTGTCCGCTATTTATATGCTGCAGGACTGGAGAAAAGTGCTTGTTCTTGTCACAGCTTTTACAATTGGTCACGCCATCACACTGGCTTTAAGTGTCGCAAACGTCGTATATATCCAAAGCAGTCTGATAGAACTGCTCATACCAATCACTATCTGGATTACCGCTCTTTTCAATATGTTTAAAAAAGAGCTGTCGCCACAAAGAGTCCAACTGAACTATCTGTTCGCATTGTTTTTCGGCCTTGTTCATGGTATGGCCTTCTCTGCCTACCTGAAGAGTCTGATCGGCACACAGGAAAACATCCTTACACCCTTGCTGGCTTTCAATCTGGGGCTGGAAGTAGGGCAGATGATGGTCGTAGCAGGCGTATTATTACTGGCCGGTATTATTGTAAATGTTACAGGGGTAAAACGCAGGGACTGGAATATTTACCTCTCTGCTGCCATCTTTGGCGTAGCCGTTCTGATAACCATTGAAAGATGTAAAGAATTTATAACAAAATAGACAGGGACAACCAACTGTCACCAGGTTTTTTTATGAGAAAAAAAGCAATCAAATTGGCTCTGGCGGCCTGTTGTATCACTGCCGGCGCCAGCGCACAATCCTTACCACTTACCGGCTCTAACCATGGTAATAAGTTTGAGCAATTAGGAACCATTCTCCAGACGCCTAACGAATACCGTTCTGCATCCGGTGCCCCAGGTCCTAAGTATTGGCAACAAAGAGCCGATTACGACATCTCCGCTACCCTGGACGATGACAAGCAAAAGCTGACAGGGAAGGAGACCGTAACTTATTACAACAACTCTCCCGATCCGCTGACGTACATCTGGTTGCAACTGGATGAAAATGAGCACAATCCGAAAAGCGATAACAATAGCTTTGACGGTAGCGCCATTAAGAGCAGAATGACGATGAGGGATGTAAACCAGATCCTTGGCCCACGCCCTGGTTTCGGTACCAACATCGTAAAGATCACCGACGAAAGCGGGAAAGAGATTCCGTATACCATTAACCAGACCATGCTGCGTATGGACCTGCCACAAACCCTGCAACCCGGCCAGAAGTTCCGGTTCAAGGTGGAATGGTGGTACAACATCTCTGATCGTATGATCGAAGGTGGTCGTGGTGGGTACGAGTACTTCCCTGAAGATAAAAACTACCTCTACACGATCACGCAATGGTATCCCCGCCTGGCTGTATATTCTGACTTCCAGGGTTGGCAGAACCATCAGTTCACCGGTCGGGGTGAGTTCGCACTTACTTTTGGCAATTTCCATGTAAGCATGAATGTACCTGCTGACCACATCGTAGGTGCTACCGGCGAATGTCAG is a genomic window of Chitinophaga sp. LS1 containing:
- a CDS encoding HupE/UreJ family protein; this translates as MSTEFGMYFQMGWQHIIAWDGYDHILFIMALSAIYMLQDWRKVLVLVTAFTIGHAITLALSVANVVYIQSSLIELLIPITIWITALFNMFKKELSPQRVQLNYLFALFFGLVHGMAFSAYLKSLIGTQENILTPLLAFNLGLEVGQMMVVAGVLLLAGIIVNVTGVKRRDWNIYLSAAIFGVAVLITIERCKEFITK
- a CDS encoding DUF6702 family protein, which translates into the protein MGLILYKWLLGSFFAFHPFYVSVTEIEHVKTKNEVQVSCRIFADDLENVLKKESKLPLDIIHPTNKAQMDSLIAGYINKHLYINVDGKAVKLTYLGYKIEEEAAWCFLVAQNITPFKQVKVKDDILYSEHPNQINMIHVIRDGVRKSNKLDNPKAAVSVSF